One Candidatus Omnitrophota bacterium genomic window carries:
- the cysE gene encoding serine O-acetyltransferase, with translation MDCILQFMLLLVAALILFYALVRVFFSGELKAAKDRDPAARSYAEIIFTYAGLHALVLYRISHVLAGMKVPFLPRFISQFARWITGIEIHPGAAIGKGFFIDHGMGVVIGETTVIGDNVTLFQGVTLGGTGKETGKRHPTLKDNVVVGAGAKVLGNITVGNNVMIGSNAVVLRDVPDDSTVVGVPGRIARRKGKRLPGGINLDHTSLPDPLQQALERLQHEIDHIEGELGEYHHGPDNGDTEGETA, from the coding sequence ATGGATTGCATTTTACAGTTCATGCTGCTCTTGGTAGCGGCGCTTATACTGTTCTATGCCCTTGTCAGGGTCTTTTTCTCGGGAGAGCTGAAGGCCGCCAAGGACAGGGACCCGGCGGCGCGTTCATACGCGGAAATAATATTCACGTATGCTGGACTGCACGCCCTGGTGCTCTACAGGATATCGCACGTGTTGGCAGGCATGAAGGTGCCTTTCCTCCCCAGGTTCATATCCCAGTTCGCCAGGTGGATAACCGGTATAGAGATACATCCCGGAGCGGCTATCGGCAAAGGTTTCTTCATAGACCACGGGATGGGAGTGGTCATAGGTGAAACGACCGTTATAGGTGACAATGTGACGCTTTTTCAGGGGGTCACTTTGGGGGGTACGGGGAAAGAAACGGGAAAAAGGCATCCCACACTGAAAGATAATGTGGTCGTGGGCGCTGGCGCTAAAGTGCTGGGTAACATCACTGTCGGTAACAATGTCATGATAGGAAGTAACGCCGTGGTCCTGCGTGATGTGCCTGATGATTCCACGGTGGTAGGTGTGCCGGGCAGGATAGCCAGACGGAAGGGGAAACGTCTTCCGGGCGGGATAAACCTCGATCATACATCACTGCCCGATCCGCTCCAGCAGGCCCTGGAAAGGCTGCAGCATGAGATAGACCATATTGAGGGGGAACTGGGGGAATACCACCATGGCCCCGATAACGGGGATACGGAAGGCGAGACCGCATGA
- the ispF gene encoding 2-C-methyl-D-erythritol 2,4-cyclodiphosphate synthase — protein MKIGIGYDIHRLDKGRQMVIGGVKIPCDRGPIGHSDGDVLLHALCDAILGAMGEGDIGMKFPDTDPRYKDASSMGFLDEVAGSMRGKGFKPGNVDCIVITEEPRLGPYRDGMKKNISVALGIRQDDVNIKGKTSEAMGDIGEKKAMAAYVVVTLIKE, from the coding sequence ATGAAGATAGGTATAGGTTATGATATCCATCGGCTGGATAAGGGACGGCAAATGGTCATCGGCGGGGTGAAAATACCATGCGACCGAGGTCCGATCGGACATTCCGACGGGGATGTGCTGCTTCATGCCTTATGCGACGCTATCCTGGGAGCCATGGGGGAAGGGGACATCGGGATGAAGTTCCCGGACACGGACCCCAGATATAAGGACGCCTCGAGCATGGGGTTCCTGGACGAGGTCGCGGGGTCCATGCGCGGGAAAGGGTTCAAGCCGGGCAACGTGGATTGTATCGTTATAACGGAAGAACCCAGGCTGGGGCCTTACCGGGACGGGATGAAGAAGAATATATCCGTTGCTTTGGGGATAAGGCAGGATGACGTCAATATCAAGGGTAAAACATCCGAGGCTATGGGGGATATCGGAGAGAAAAAAGCGATGGCCGCGTACGTCGTGGTAACGCTAATTAAAGAGTGA
- a CDS encoding PIN domain-containing protein, whose product MTIRLIRIFFVIISTMCGYYLWPLVPDFTPEKAYMGAVLGFAWSIVVILVESSLKRVSLRNLSVAAFGLMFGIFMSWMVGIVLRILPMGDEFRSVAQMVFTLIFCYLGMVISIKGKDEFNLVIPYVRFSREDRRDQIFILDTSVIIDGRIAGVCESGFMEGKLIVPRFVLQELQQVADSTDDGKRSRGRRGLDILDALKSVNGIEVIIHEERFPEIKEVDAKLVRLAKILNCPIFTNDLNLNKVAKLDGVKVLNLNDLAGAMRPVVFPGEQMTVHIKKEGKEKNQGVAFMDDGTMIVVDNGRRFMGRTAKVAVSSVLQTSAGRMIFANIMEKNEPRKSNGNGRSGGDEDRSEQGPAA is encoded by the coding sequence ATGACGATAAGGTTAATACGTATTTTTTTCGTAATAATAAGCACGATGTGCGGATATTACCTATGGCCACTGGTCCCGGATTTTACTCCGGAAAAGGCCTATATGGGGGCGGTGCTGGGTTTCGCGTGGAGTATCGTTGTGATCCTTGTGGAAAGCAGCCTGAAAAGGGTATCGCTGCGTAATCTTTCCGTGGCGGCGTTCGGGCTCATGTTCGGTATATTCATGTCATGGATGGTCGGGATAGTGCTCAGGATACTGCCGATGGGGGATGAGTTCCGTTCCGTAGCGCAGATGGTATTCACTCTTATTTTTTGTTACCTGGGAATGGTGATATCTATCAAGGGTAAGGATGAGTTCAACCTGGTCATCCCGTACGTTAGGTTCTCGCGGGAAGACCGCAGGGACCAGATATTCATACTGGATACGAGCGTTATAATCGACGGTCGTATCGCGGGAGTGTGCGAAAGCGGCTTCATGGAGGGCAAGCTTATTGTCCCAAGGTTCGTGTTGCAGGAACTCCAGCAGGTGGCCGACAGCACGGATGACGGTAAACGTTCTCGCGGAAGAAGGGGTCTTGACATCCTTGACGCCCTGAAGAGCGTGAACGGCATTGAGGTGATCATACATGAGGAAAGGTTCCCTGAGATAAAAGAGGTCGACGCTAAGCTGGTAAGGCTGGCGAAGATACTCAACTGCCCGATCTTCACGAACGACCTGAACCTTAACAAGGTGGCCAAGCTTGACGGTGTCAAGGTCCTTAACCTGAACGACCTTGCGGGCGCCATGCGGCCGGTGGTGTTCCCGGGGGAACAAATGACCGTTCATATCAAGAAAGAAGGCAAGGAGAAGAACCAGGGCGTGGCGTTCATGGACGACGGAACGATGATAGTGGTGGACAATGGCCGGAGATTCATGGGCAGGACGGCCAAAGTGGCCGTGTCCAGCGTACTCCAGACATCGGCCGGACGCATGATATTCGCCAACATAATGGAGAAGAACGAACCCAGAAAAAGTAATGGTAACGGCAGGTCCGGGGGGGACGAAGACCGGAGCGAGCAAGGGCCGGCGGCATGA
- a CDS encoding MlaD family protein: MIRDDKLELKVGLFMGLGIFLMFFIVFSIGDIYKFEKGYTFNVVFDYVNGINKNSPVRYAGVDVGEVTGIAIYYDEQKQRTRVKLDVKVDEGTNIEVDAVPRINSLGLLGEQYLEISPGTGGSDLITQGTVMDGRNPVSVGQQMENMTEFISLSKDVMERVAAGEGTLGKFISDSTFYDDLTAISGRLRRGEGTIGRLLVEEKVYEDVSGFTGDIKANPWKLLHKTPDKRKRDK, encoded by the coding sequence ATGATAAGGGACGACAAGCTGGAACTCAAGGTAGGGCTCTTTATGGGGCTGGGGATATTCCTGATGTTCTTCATAGTCTTTTCGATAGGGGACATATACAAGTTCGAAAAGGGATATACCTTCAATGTCGTGTTCGATTACGTGAACGGGATAAACAAGAACTCTCCTGTAAGGTATGCCGGTGTCGATGTCGGGGAAGTGACCGGTATAGCCATATATTATGACGAGCAAAAGCAGAGGACCCGTGTAAAACTGGACGTGAAGGTCGATGAGGGCACGAACATAGAGGTCGACGCCGTGCCCAGGATAAACTCGCTCGGCCTTCTGGGTGAACAATACCTGGAGATAAGTCCGGGGACCGGGGGGAGTGATCTCATTACGCAGGGGACCGTAATGGATGGCCGTAACCCCGTGAGTGTCGGCCAGCAGATGGAGAACATGACGGAATTTATCAGCCTTTCCAAAGATGTCATGGAACGTGTGGCCGCGGGAGAAGGTACTTTGGGCAAGTTCATATCCGACAGTACCTTCTATGATGATCTTACCGCCATATCCGGGCGGCTCAGGAGGGGTGAAGGTACTATAGGCCGGCTTCTTGTGGAAGAGAAAGTATACGAGGATGTTTCGGGGTTCACTGGGGATATAAAGGCAAATCCATGGAAGCTCCTGCACAAGACCCCGGATAAGAGGAAACGTGATAAATGA
- a CDS encoding ABC transporter ATP-binding protein, whose product MIEIRNVSKSFGGRKVLDGLDLTINTGESMVIIGRSGCGKSVLLKHIIGLLKPDEGQILIDGVDIAGLDSRELNEMRMKFGMLFQGAALFDSLTVFENVGFRHLEYTSFPVEHIEKRVNECLAMVGLRGINHVKPAELSGGMRKRVGLARAVCMPPEIMLFDEPTTGVDPITGDIINGLIRDLHEGMKVTSVTVTHDMKSAYRVADRIAMLYGKRIIAVGTPDEIKNSDNELVRQFISGNAKGPITQDGPSV is encoded by the coding sequence ATGATAGAGATCAGGAACGTAAGTAAATCTTTCGGTGGGCGCAAGGTGCTCGACGGCCTGGACCTTACGATAAATACGGGTGAATCCATGGTGATAATCGGACGCTCCGGTTGCGGGAAAAGCGTCCTGTTGAAACACATAATAGGGCTGCTCAAGCCGGATGAGGGACAGATATTGATCGACGGGGTGGATATAGCTGGCCTGGACAGCAGGGAACTCAACGAGATGCGGATGAAGTTCGGCATGCTCTTCCAGGGGGCGGCGCTTTTCGATTCCCTTACTGTGTTCGAGAACGTGGGGTTCCGGCACCTGGAGTATACGTCCTTTCCGGTGGAACATATAGAGAAAAGGGTGAACGAATGCCTGGCCATGGTGGGGCTCCGCGGGATCAACCACGTCAAGCCGGCGGAACTTTCAGGCGGTATGCGTAAGAGGGTGGGCCTGGCCAGGGCCGTGTGTATGCCTCCGGAGATAATGCTTTTTGATGAGCCCACGACGGGGGTGGACCCGATCACGGGGGATATCATAAACGGCCTCATACGCGATCTTCATGAGGGGATGAAGGTCACGTCCGTTACCGTTACGCACGACATGAAGAGCGCGTACAGGGTGGCGGACAGGATAGCCATGTTGTACGGAAAGAGGATAATAGCGGTCGGGACCCCGGATGAGATAAAGAACTCGGATAACGAGCTGGTGCGACAATTCATTAGCGGGAACGCCAAGGGTCCGATAACACAGGATGGCCCTAGTGTCTGA
- a CDS encoding ABC transporter permease: MNGAYSYIKGRVLGFFAYMGGLSVLLAKTVFWLFAPGSRKRQTLEQMNKIGVESLPIVLLISFFTGIVLALQSAYQMQKVSAEMYIASLVALSLTRELGPVLTALIVAGRCGAAITAELGTMKVTEQIEALETLSANPVQYLVVPRFIALLVMVPLLTICADFFGIAGGYLIGVGKLNITHAMYTKMTFTPLALKDVITGLIKSLSFAVIICVIACFEGVNAAGGAEGVGRSTTSSVVRSFILIIVADCFFTALFYFMR; this comes from the coding sequence TTGAACGGGGCGTATTCATACATAAAGGGCAGGGTACTGGGATTCTTCGCGTATATGGGCGGGTTATCCGTGCTACTGGCTAAGACGGTGTTCTGGCTGTTCGCGCCCGGATCAAGGAAAAGACAGACGCTTGAGCAGATGAACAAGATAGGTGTGGAAAGTCTGCCCATAGTGCTTCTCATAAGCTTTTTCACGGGTATAGTGCTCGCGCTGCAAAGCGCGTACCAGATGCAGAAAGTGTCCGCTGAGATGTATATCGCTTCTCTTGTTGCGCTTTCCCTTACCCGCGAGTTGGGTCCGGTCCTCACGGCCCTCATAGTGGCCGGGAGGTGTGGTGCCGCGATCACGGCGGAACTCGGGACAATGAAGGTGACCGAGCAGATAGAGGCCCTTGAGACCCTGTCCGCGAACCCGGTGCAGTATCTGGTGGTGCCGCGTTTTATCGCGCTCCTGGTAATGGTGCCGCTTTTGACCATATGCGCTGATTTTTTCGGTATAGCGGGAGGATACCTCATAGGGGTGGGTAAGCTAAATATAACGCACGCGATGTATACGAAAATGACATTCACCCCGCTTGCGCTCAAGGATGTTATTACGGGGCTGATAAAGAGCCTTTCCTTTGCCGTTATCATATGTGTGATAGCGTGTTTCGAGGGGGTCAACGCCGCGGGCGGCGCGGAAGGCGTAGGCAGGTCCACTACATCGAGCGTAGTGAGAAGTTTCATACTTATCATAGTGGCGGATTGTTTTTTCACGGCTCTTTTTTATTTTATGAGATAG
- a CDS encoding ATP-dependent Clp protease ATP-binding subunit, translated as MPAFNRFTERARKVILLAKDEAKRFNHEYIGTEHILLGLIKEGEGVAAAVLTSLGLDTDNIRQEVEKLVQPGTEGGAEKDIPFTPRAKKVIELAMDEARTLGHNYIGTEHLLLGLIREGDGVASQVLLNVGLDLKTVRDEVLNLLGSSVPGYSMAGDAKRKKKTKTPALDSFGRDLTEMARHDELDPVIGRDKEIERVIQILGRRKKNNPILIGEAGVGKTAIVEGLAQKINSGDVPEILKDRRLLILDLAMMIAGTKYRGQFEERIKAIMKEIKDSPDVIVFIDEIHTLVGAGGAEGAIDASNILKPSLQRGEIQCIGATTLDEYRKNIEKDPALERRFQPVMVDPPTVEETIQILRGLRDKYEAHHKVNFSDKALEAAAKLSDKYISGRFLPDKAIDLIDEAGSKAKLSRMIMPKDMKEIENQIEKYRLEKEAAVKAQDFEKAARFRDSERLTRQQLDEQQQKWKNGQMHQEIVVGEEEIANIVSNWTGIPLVRVEETESDKYLKLEEHLTKRVQGQDEAITAIAHAVRRSRAGIKDPNRPIGTFIFLGPTGVGKTLLGRKLAEVMFGDEDAVIQIDMSEYMEKFNVSRLVGAPPGYVGYDEGGQLTERVRRKPYSVVLLDEIEKAHPDVFNILLQVLDEGRLTDSYGRKVSFKNTVLIMTSNIGAELLKKTGSIGFKPQEEVETYKDMKSRLLEEVKKTFKPEFLNRVDDVIVFHSLNREDLKHIVEIEVREVQIRVREKHLEIVLDNAAKDFLIEKGFDVTYGARPLKRTIQRYLENPLSEEILAGTFKDGSRIKVTLPENKQELEFVLEGVTESVPEKSGK; from the coding sequence ATGCCCGCTTTTAACAGATTTACTGAACGCGCCAGAAAGGTCATACTTCTGGCCAAGGATGAGGCCAAAAGGTTCAACCACGAATATATCGGTACCGAGCATATACTTCTCGGGCTCATAAAAGAAGGGGAAGGTGTCGCGGCCGCGGTGCTCACGAGCCTGGGGCTTGACACTGACAATATTCGGCAGGAAGTTGAAAAGCTCGTGCAGCCCGGGACCGAAGGCGGCGCCGAGAAGGATATCCCCTTCACGCCGCGGGCCAAGAAGGTCATTGAGCTGGCGATGGATGAGGCCAGGACGCTCGGGCACAACTACATAGGGACGGAACACCTGCTCCTGGGGCTCATTCGTGAGGGTGACGGCGTGGCGAGCCAGGTTCTCCTGAACGTGGGGCTTGACCTTAAGACCGTGAGGGATGAGGTGCTTAACCTCCTGGGCTCGTCTGTCCCCGGTTATTCCATGGCGGGGGACGCGAAACGCAAGAAAAAGACAAAGACGCCCGCTCTGGATTCTTTCGGGAGGGACCTCACGGAGATGGCCAGACATGACGAGCTGGACCCTGTAATAGGCCGGGACAAGGAGATAGAGAGGGTCATACAGATACTTGGCCGCAGAAAAAAGAACAACCCCATATTGATAGGTGAAGCCGGGGTAGGCAAGACGGCTATCGTGGAGGGACTGGCCCAGAAGATAAATTCGGGAGATGTGCCGGAAATATTGAAGGACAGGAGGCTCCTTATCCTCGATCTTGCCATGATGATAGCGGGCACCAAATACAGGGGGCAGTTCGAGGAACGCATAAAAGCGATAATGAAGGAGATAAAGGACTCCCCCGACGTCATTGTGTTCATTGACGAGATACACACTCTTGTGGGGGCGGGCGGGGCCGAAGGGGCCATAGACGCGTCCAACATACTGAAACCGTCACTGCAACGCGGGGAGATACAGTGCATAGGCGCCACCACGCTCGACGAATACAGGAAGAACATAGAAAAAGACCCGGCCCTGGAAAGACGGTTCCAGCCGGTAATGGTGGATCCTCCCACGGTGGAGGAGACCATACAGATATTGAGGGGTTTAAGGGATAAATATGAGGCGCACCATAAAGTGAATTTTTCCGACAAGGCGCTGGAGGCGGCGGCCAAACTTTCCGATAAATACATAAGCGGAAGGTTCCTTCCCGATAAAGCCATAGACCTTATCGACGAAGCGGGTTCTAAGGCAAAGCTTTCCAGGATGATCATGCCAAAGGACATGAAGGAGATAGAGAACCAGATCGAAAAATATCGTCTTGAGAAAGAGGCCGCGGTCAAGGCCCAGGACTTTGAAAAAGCCGCGCGTTTCCGTGACTCGGAAAGACTTACGCGCCAGCAGCTGGATGAGCAGCAGCAGAAGTGGAAGAACGGACAGATGCACCAGGAGATCGTTGTGGGGGAAGAAGAGATAGCGAACATAGTGTCCAACTGGACCGGGATACCTCTCGTGAGGGTGGAAGAGACCGAGTCCGACAAATACCTGAAACTGGAAGAGCATCTCACGAAAAGGGTACAGGGGCAGGATGAGGCCATAACAGCTATAGCCCATGCCGTCAGGCGTTCGCGCGCCGGGATCAAGGACCCGAACAGGCCGATAGGCACCTTTATATTCCTGGGCCCGACCGGGGTCGGCAAGACCCTGCTTGGCCGCAAACTTGCCGAAGTGATGTTCGGGGACGAGGACGCCGTCATACAGATAGACATGTCCGAATACATGGAGAAGTTCAACGTGTCGCGTCTTGTGGGAGCGCCTCCCGGGTATGTCGGGTATGACGAAGGCGGACAGCTTACTGAAAGGGTGCGCAGGAAACCTTATTCGGTGGTGCTTCTTGACGAGATAGAGAAGGCCCATCCGGATGTCTTTAACATACTTCTGCAGGTATTGGACGAGGGAAGGCTTACGGATTCCTACGGCAGGAAGGTCAGCTTCAAGAATACGGTACTTATTATGACGTCGAACATAGGAGCGGAACTTTTGAAGAAGACAGGGTCTATCGGGTTCAAGCCGCAGGAAGAGGTCGAGACCTACAAGGACATGAAAAGCAGGCTCTTGGAAGAGGTGAAGAAAACGTTCAAACCGGAGTTCCTGAACAGGGTGGACGACGTGATAGTGTTCCACAGCCTTAACCGGGAAGACCTGAAACATATAGTCGAGATAGAGGTCAGGGAGGTCCAGATCCGGGTGAGGGAGAAACATCTGGAAATAGTGCTGGACAACGCCGCAAAGGACTTCTTGATAGAAAAAGGTTTTGACGTGACCTATGGCGCCCGTCCGCTCAAGCGGACCATACAGCGTTATCTGGAGAACCCGCTTTCTGAAGAGATCCTCGCCGGGACCTTCAAGGACGGTTCGCGGATAAAGGTCACTCTGCCGGAGAATAAACAGGAACTCGAGTTCGTCCTTGAAGGGGTGACGGAATCCGTTCCGGAGAAAAGCGGCAAATGA
- a CDS encoding protein arginine kinase yields the protein MKLDTMLKRGSEWLRGEGPGSDIAISTRIRLARNVKGEVYFTRAGADQREAILNKMMGAMKKSAFLSNSLFLKMRDISPLERDFLVERHLISREHVMNAESKGLVVDDKEITSIMLNEEDHIRMQVLKSGFDLMEAWRIADEIDNDLGKYIPFDFSAKYGYLTSCPTNTGTGLRASVMLHLSGLVMTGQIENVFDAISKLGMTIRGFYGEGTEALGDFFQISNQVALGYSEMGILGNLERVIKKIVEKERETREALIKNKKNELTEKINLSYSTLKDVRIITSREAIKLLSAVRLGMDLGIIKGIGPSEINGILVYAQPAHLQMMNDDKIEPFERDIKRADFVRMKLSEK from the coding sequence ATGAAACTTGACACAATGCTTAAAAGAGGAAGTGAATGGCTGCGGGGCGAAGGCCCGGGGTCGGATATCGCCATATCCACCAGGATAAGGCTCGCGCGTAACGTGAAAGGAGAGGTATATTTCACGAGAGCGGGTGCGGACCAGCGGGAAGCTATTCTGAACAAGATGATGGGGGCGATGAAAAAAAGCGCCTTCTTGAGTAACTCTCTTTTTCTGAAGATGAGGGATATTTCTCCCCTGGAAAGGGATTTCCTTGTCGAAAGGCACCTTATAAGCCGGGAACACGTCATGAACGCCGAGAGCAAGGGCCTTGTCGTGGATGACAAAGAGATAACGAGCATAATGCTGAATGAGGAGGACCATATCAGGATGCAGGTCCTGAAGTCGGGGTTCGATCTCATGGAAGCGTGGAGGATAGCCGACGAAATAGACAATGACCTGGGGAAATACATACCGTTCGATTTCTCCGCCAAGTACGGGTATCTTACTTCATGCCCGACGAATACGGGAACGGGATTGAGAGCGTCGGTAATGCTCCATCTTTCGGGGCTTGTCATGACCGGGCAGATAGAGAACGTGTTCGACGCCATATCCAAGCTGGGCATGACCATACGCGGTTTTTACGGCGAAGGAACGGAAGCGCTGGGGGATTTTTTCCAGATATCCAACCAGGTAGCGCTGGGGTATTCCGAGATGGGGATACTGGGCAACCTTGAGAGGGTCATAAAGAAGATCGTGGAAAAGGAAAGGGAGACCAGAGAGGCGCTCATCAAGAACAAGAAGAACGAGCTTACGGAAAAGATCAACCTATCGTATTCCACGCTCAAGGATGTCAGGATAATAACGTCGCGCGAGGCCATAAAACTTCTTTCCGCGGTGCGGTTGGGAATGGACCTTGGCATCATAAAAGGGATAGGCCCGTCGGAGATAAACGGTATACTGGTGTATGCCCAGCCGGCGCACCTGCAGATGATGAACGATGACAAGATAGAGCCGTTCGAAAGGGATATTAAACGCGCGGATTTCGTGCGTATGAAACTTAGTGAGAAATAA
- a CDS encoding UvrB/UvrC motif-containing protein, which yields MKCDSCGAPNATVHLTEVVNDKVTKMHLCDKCAKLKSEEMQSHFGLTDLLSGLMDFGAVLPDGQMSEGMMVQCPRCKMTYYDFQGTGRLGCGECYTAFSKNLNDLLRKIHGSDNHVGKLPFKGEAMVGKQKLYRQLKTELDRLVRAEEFEKAALVRDQIKEIENKLDFRE from the coding sequence ATGAAATGTGATAGTTGCGGAGCTCCCAACGCCACGGTACATTTGACCGAGGTCGTTAACGACAAGGTGACGAAGATGCACCTTTGCGACAAGTGCGCCAAGCTCAAAAGCGAGGAGATGCAGTCGCATTTCGGGCTTACGGACCTTTTGTCCGGGCTTATGGATTTCGGTGCTGTACTGCCTGACGGACAGATGTCCGAAGGCATGATGGTGCAATGCCCCAGGTGCAAGATGACGTATTATGATTTCCAGGGGACAGGCAGGCTTGGATGCGGGGAATGTTATACCGCGTTCAGCAAGAACCTGAACGACCTCCTCAGGAAGATCCATGGTTCCGATAACCATGTGGGGAAGCTTCCGTTCAAAGGGGAGGCTATGGTCGGCAAACAGAAGCTCTACCGGCAGTTAAAGACGGAACTCGACCGTTTGGTGCGGGCCGAAGAGTTCGAGAAGGCCGCTCTTGTCCGTGATCAGATAAAAGAGATAGAGAACAAACTCGATTTCAGGGAATGA